GGTGCGCAGGATCGGTCGGGCAGGACGGCGCCCGGCGGGGTAGGACCGGGCCATGGGCTGGGAGCCGGACCGGGACGCACTGCGAGGACGGGTGGCGGTGGTCGCCGGCGCCACCCGTGGGGCGGGCCGGGGCATCGCGGTGGCCCTCGGGGAGGTGGGCGCCACCGTCGTGTGCACCGGGCGCAGCAGCCGCACCGGCACCCTGCGCTCCGACTACGACCGGCCCGAGACCGTCGAGGAGACGGCCGAGCAGGTGACCGCGGCCGGCGGCACCGGGGTGGCCGAGGTCGTCGACCACCTCGACCCGGACCAGGTGGCCGCGCTGGCCGGGCGGGTCGGCGCCGCCCACGGGCGCATCGACGTGCTGGTCAACGACATCTGGGGGGCCGAGGTCCTGAAGGGCGGGCCCGACCGCTGGGACACCCCGGTGTGGGAGCACGACCTCGACGACGGGCTCCGCATCCTGCGCCTGGCGATCGACACCCACCTGATCACCTCCCACCACCTGCTCCCGCTGCTCGTGGCCCGGCCCGGCGGGGTGCTGGTCGAGGTCACCGACGGCACCACCGCCTACAACGCCACCCACTACCGGATCTCGGCCTACTACGACCTGGCCAAGGTGACCGTGAACCGCCTGGCCTGGTCCCAGGGCCACGAGCTGGCGCCCCACGGGGCGACGGCGGTGGCGGTCACGCCCGGGTGGATGCGCTCGGAGATCATGCTGGAGGCGTTCGGGACCGCCGAGGACACCTGGCGCGACGCCGTCGACCCGCCCGACGGGTCGGCCCCGACCGCCCCTCCCGGCTTCGCCGACTCCGAGTCGCCCCGCTTCGTCGGCCGGGGCATCGCCGCCCTGGCCGCGGACCCGGGCCGGGCCCGGTGGAACCAGGCCTCGGTCACCGCCGGGGAGCTGGCCCGCACCTACCACGTGTCCGACGTCGACGGCCGCCGCCCCGATGCCTGGGCGGCCATGGCCGACGAGGAGGCCACCGGCGCCTCCGGCTGAGCCCGCCGGAGCCTCGCGGCGGGGGTCAGACGGGAGGGGCGGCGCCGGCGCGGAGGTGGGTGAGGGCGGCGGCGGCGACGGTGCCCAGGGCCAGCAGGGCGAGGGTGCCGGCCACGCTCACCCGGCTGAGGCCGGCCGCGGCGGCGGCCCCGCCGACCACGGCGAGCAGCGGGACGGCCCCGTGCCACCACCAGTGGTCGGTGTCGTCGCCGAGGGGGGAGCGCATGGCCGAGGTCGTGGTCGAGCCGGTGACGTAGCCCCCGGTCAGGTAGGACACGCCGAGCCGCCGGGCCAGGGCGGCCTGCAGGCCCATGGCCAGGGCCAGGGGCGCGGTGAGGAGGGCGGCGGGCACCTGGGCCACGCCCTGGACGAGGGCCACGGCGCCGATGACCACGCCCTCGACGCCCATCACCAGGGCCGGGCGCAGCGTGCGCCCCCGGGCCCGGCGGGCCTGGCGCCACCGGCCCAGCCCCGCGGCCCCGACGATGAAGCCCGCCAGGGCGGCGGCCGACGCCCCGGTGTCGATGGTCGAGTCCCGGGTCACCGAGATCCCGAGCAGCAGCACGTTGCCGGTCTGGTTGCTGAGGAAGGCCCCGCCGAGGTGGAGGAAGGCGGTGGCGTCGAGCCCGCCGGCCACGACCATGAGCACGACGAGGGCCAGGGTGTCGGGCGGGTCGCCGGACCACGGGTCGTCCGCCGCCGCGGCCTGGCCGTCCCCCGTGCCCACCCCGCCATCTTGGTCGCGCCCGATCGGCGGTGCCGGGACCCGGGCCCCGCCGGCCCGGCCCCCGCTAGGCGGCGCTCCTGCTCAGGTCGTGCGGGCGAAGCGGGCGGTGGCCAGGGCGCCGAAGACGACCAGGATGGCGGCGGTCCACACCAGGCTGAGCACCACCCAGTAGGCGGTGGTGTGGCCGATGCCGACCACCTCGGTCCCGCCCTGCATCAGCGACCGCACCGCGTTGATGATGACGGTGATGGGCTGGTTGGCGGCGAAGGGCTGCATCCACCCGGGCATGCTCTGGATGGGCACGTTGGCGCTGGAGATGAACGAGAACGGGATCACCAGCATGGACATCCCCTGGGCGGCCTGGGCGTTGCCCGACACCAGCCCGATGGTGATGAACACCCAGGTGAAGGCGTAGCCGGCCACCAGCATGAGGACGAAGGCCAGGATCGTGGGGCCGATGCCGCCGTGGGCGCGGAAGCCGAGCACGAAGCCGAGGGCGCCGGTGACGAGCATCCCCCAGCCCACCAGGGTGATGTCGGCCAGCGACCGGCCCACCATCACTGCAGCACGGGGGATGGGCAGGGACCGCATGCGGTCGTAGACGCCGGTGGCCGAGTCCTCGGCCACGCCCGCGGCGGCGCCCATCCCGGTCCACAGGATCACCGTGACGAGGAAGCCCGGCACCAGGAAGTCGACGTAGCTGAGCTCGCCACCGGTGCTGATGGCCCCGCCGAACACGTAGCGGAACATGAACAGGAACAGGGCGCCCTGCACGGTGCCCATGAGCAGCAGCTGCGGGGTGCGGAAGAACTGCAACACGGTGCGGCGGGCGGTGGCCAGGGCCGTGGTGCCCAGGCCGGCGCCGCCCTGGGGGCGCACGGCGGGGACGCCGACGTCGGCGGGCGTGGGCTCGGGGGCGGTGGTGGGGGAGGGGGTGGCGGTGGTGGACATCAGGGGGCTCCGTTCAGGCGGCCGTGGAGGCGGGGTCGGACGGGTCGGCGTCGTCGAGGGGCTGGCCGGTGAGGGCGAGGAAGACCTCGTCGAGGGTCGGGCGCCGGAGCCCGACGTCGTCGACCGGGAGGTCGCGGTCGTCGAGGACGCGGACCACCGAGGAGAGCTCGTCGGCGCCGCCCTCGATGGGGACGGTGACCCGTTGCAGGTCGGTGTCGGTGCGGGGCGCCTCGCTGCCGACGGCGGCGAGCACGTCGGCCACCGCGTCCAGGTCGGTGGCGTGGCGGGGGCGGACCTCGAGCACGTCGTTGCCGGCCCGGCCCTTCAGCTCGTCGGGGGTGCCCGCAGCGATGACCCGCCCGTGGTCGACGATCACGATGTCGCGGGCCAGCTGGTCGGCCTCCTCCAGGTACTGGGTGGTGAGCAGGACGTCGGTGCCCCCGCTGACGAGGCCCCGGATGGCGTCCCACAGCTCCATGCGGCTGCGGGGGTCGAGCCCGGTGGTCGGCTCGTCGAGCAGCAGCAGCTGGGGTCGGCCGACCAGGCTGGCGCCCAGGTCGAGGCGGCGGCGCATGCCGCCGGAGTAGGTGCGGACGAGGCGGTCGCCGGCGTCGGCCAGGCCCAGGCGCTCCAGCACGGCCCCGCTCTCGGTGCGGGCCTCGCGCCGACCGAGGCCGAAGAGCCGGGCGACCATCTCCAGGTTCTCCCGGCCCGTCATGGCCGGCTCGACCGAGGCCGACTGGCCGGCCAGGCCGATCACCTGGCGGACGGCCCTCGGGTCCCGGGCCACGTCGATGCCGGCCACCCGCAGGGTCCCGGAGGTGGGCCGCAGGAGGGTGGCCACGGCGCTGATGAAGGTCGTCTTGCCCGCCCCGTTGGGGCCGAGCAGGGCCGTGACCCGACCCGACTCGGCGGTGAGGTCGAGCCCGTCGAGGGCGTGGACGTCGCCGTAGTGCTTGGTCAGGCCCTGGGCCTCGATGATGGTGGCCATGGTGCTCCGATGCTCCGGGGGTGGGCGTGCGGGGGAGACGACGCCCGCGGACCGGACTGAGCGGCCGCCGGGGGCCGCTCGCCCCGGTCACCGGGCGACGAGGAGCACGCTACGGAGCCCCGAGGTCAGGACCTGGCCGCAGGGATGACGATCTGGAGAACAGCCGAGCCGCCGGGCCCCGCTGACAATCAGGTGGCGCTGCGGAGGGCATCGACCTGGTCGTCGGACACGCCGGTGGCCTCGACCAGGTCGGCGAGGGCCTCGTGGAGCCCGTCGGTGAGGCGGTCGACGTCGGGCAGGACGTCGGGGCAGGCCAGCACCCCGAAGTCGAGGCTGTCGCGGTAGCTCATCACCGTCATGTTCGGCCCGACGCCGTCGGCGATGGGGCCGATGGGGTAGATCGCCTCCATGTGGGCCCCGATCGAGTACAGCGAGAAGGGCGGGCCGGGCACGTTGGAGATGGTCACGTTGAACAGCGGCCGGTGGCGACCGGCCACGTTGACCCGGCTGTAGAGCTTGGCGGCGCGCCCGGCGACGGCGGGGGCCGCGAACTCGGCCCAGTCGGTGAGGGTGTCGGCCCCGATGGCCTGCTGCTGCTCCTTCACGTCGACCATGCAGTCGTGGATGACCTGGAGGCGCGCCAGGGGGTCGTCGACGTCGGTGGCCAGCGAGGTGAAGGTGGTGGTGACCCGGTTGCCCAGGCTGTCGCGCTCGTCGTCGGAGCGGACCGACACCGGCACCATGGCGACCAGGGGGGTGTCGGGCAGGTCGCCGTCGGCCGCCAGGTAGCGGCGCAGCGACCCGGCGCAGAGGGCCAGGACCACGTCGTTGACGGTGCAGCCGGCGGCCTTCTTGACCGCCTTCACCGCCGGCAGCGAGAGCGACGTGGTGCCGAAGCTGCGACGGCCGGTGATGGGCACGTTGAGCTCGGTGCGGGGCGCGGAGAAGGGCGAGGGCGGGGCCAGCCGGGGCGACTCCCGGTTGCGCCGGCGCAGGGCGAAGGCGGCACCGGTGGTGCGGAGCCCCGCCTTGGCCACCCGGACGGGCTGGCGGGCGAGGGAGGTGGCGGCGTAGCCGAGCAGCTCGATGTCGCTCGGCACCGGGTCGGGCTCCCAGTCGTCACCCCCGGGGTGCTCGGCGATCTCGGGGCTGAGGTCGAGCATGGCCACGGTGAGCTCGTTGCCGGAGGCGCCGTCGATGGCGGCGTGGTGCACCTTGCTCAGGCACCCGACCTTGCCGCCCTCGAGGCCCTCGATCATCCAGACCTCCCAGAGGGGGCGGGACCGGTCGAGGGGCTGGGCCACCAGGCGGCCGACGAGGGTCCGCAGCTGCGCGTCGCTGCCCGGGGACGGCAGGGCGGTGCTGCGGACGTGGTAGTCGATGTCGAAGTCCGGGTCCTCGATCCAGAGCGGGTGGTGCAGGCCGAAGGGCACCTCGACGAGGCGGCGTCGGAACGGGGGGGCCAGGTGCAGGCGCGACCCGTAGACCTCCTTCACCTTCTCGAGGGTCACGGGCTCGTCCGCCTCGGAGGGGTCGAGGACCATGAGGCTGGCGACGTGCATGTGCGACGACGGCGTCTCCAGGTAGAGGAACGACGCGTCGAGGCCGGTCAACCGTTGCACCTGGTGGGCTCCTTCTGGTCCGGGGGTGGGTCGGACCGTAGGCCGTGGCGTGACCGCTTTCACGCCCCCGGCGCCGACGGAGGGTCCCCCGTGGCCGCCGCTCAGTCCGCAGGGCGGGCCGGCGCGGCCTCGGGCGGGCGGACCAGGGCGCGCAGCGCTCCCCGCGAGCCGACCACGGCCAGCATGGCCAGGCCCCCGCCCACGCCGAGGGCCACGGCCACGCTGGCCCGGGCCACGCCGGGGGAGAGGAGCATCGGGACCTCGCCGCGGGTGAGGACCTGGCGGTTCACCACCCCGAACAGGACGGCCAGGCCGGCAGCGCCGGTGAAGACCGGCACCCGGCCGTCGGCCCGGCGTCGGGCGGTGAGGACCAGCCCTGCGACCAGGAGGCCGGCCGCGAGCAGGGGGGCGAGCAGCGCCAGGGCCCGGGCCGGGGCTGCGTCGGCGGAGCGGGTCCAGGCCTGGGCCGCGGCGGTGGCGCAGGACGCGAGCAGGACGACGCCGGCCGCGAGGGTCACCTCGCGGCCCCAGCGGGTGAGGCCCAGGAGGGGGAGGGCGACGAGGGCGACGGCGGCGGCCGCCAGCCAGCCGCCGGCGGCGGCCCCGCCCGAGGGGCCGATGCCGATGCCGTCGTGGAGCACGACGGGGCCGGGCACGGACTCGTCGAAGGCGATGGTGCCCGGCGGCCCGTCGAGGGCGACCGAGACCTCCCAGCGCTCGACCTGGCCGCCCGGCAGGGTGGCGCGGTACACGTTGCCGTAGCGCTCGACGTCGACGGGTCCGGCGGTGTCGCCGTCGGCGCTCCCGGTGACCTCGACCCGTGCGTCCTCCACCGGGTCGCGGCCCTCCTCGGTGCGGAGGGTGAGGTCGAGCAGCACCCCCGGCGCGTCGGTGTCGTCGACGTCGCGGACGCTGGCGACCACGTCGTAGGGGCCGTAGGTGCCGAGGAAGGCGGTCCGGCTGTTGTGGGCCGCGGCCGGGCCGGCGACCGCGACGAGGGTGACCAGGGAGGCCGCCAGGGCCGCGACGAGGGCGCGGACCGCCGTCGTCACCCGGGGGCGCGGGTGGCGAGGGTCGAGTAGCACATCTCGTCCTCGGTGCCCTCGGCCCAGCTGATGTGGTGCGGTTCGTCGGTCGGGTCGACGAGGGCGCGGTCCCACGAGCACTCGACCCGGATGACGTCGCCCTCCTCGAGGGTGATGTCCTCGTCGAGGGCGTAGTTGAACTGCCAGTCGAAGTCCCAGCGGGGGATGTCGAGCAGCACCTTCTCCTCCGGCGTGTCCGGGTTGAGCGTCATCCGGAACGTGCTGCCGATCTCGTGCATGTGGCCGAGCACGGCGAGGACCTCCCCGGTGCTGCTCACGCCGTGGTCGCAGGAGGTGCGGGCGATGCCGTCCTCGTCGAGGTGGGAGATCTCCTCGGGGGTGGTGCCGCAGACGGCGTGGAGGCCGTTGGCGATGATCGGCCCGGCCGGGCCGTACTGCTCGCGCAGGGCCTCCATCTCGGCGTCGCGGTCGCAGCGCGGCGCCTCCTGGTCCTCGGGCAGGCACGGGATCTCGGCCGGCGCCAGGTAGGTGGAGACCTCGATGTCGTCGAGCTCCGCGGGGTCGACGTCGGACATCTGCATGGCGAGCGACGACTGGTCCGGCGGCGGGTCCTCGTCGAGGTGGTAGTGCATCTGCACCACCAGCTTGTCGCCCGGCTCCAGCTTCATGCCGGTGCCCTCGGGGAAGAGCGACGGGGGCTGGCCGGGGGCCCAGCCCATGAGCAGGTCGGAGCCGCCCATGCCGGAGGCCGACAGGCCGCTGCCGCTCACGTTGATGCCGCCGAAGCACTCCCAGCCCGGGTCGTCGTCGCGGGCCTCGGCCTCGGCCAGGGCCTCGTCGGAGTCGGTCCGCACCCGGTAGACGAGGGCGTGGTGCACGATCGGGAGCTGGTCGGGGAGGAACTGGTAGCCGGTGACGGCCGCCGGCTCGGTGAGCCCGGGGTCGAGGGTGAAGCAGCGGTAGTCGTTCTCCTTCTCCACCGTGCCGGTGTAGGGCTCGGGGAGGGTGAGCTCGACGTCGGTGCGGAGCTCGGGTCCGTCGGTCTCGGTCGCCTCGACCCGCGTCTCGGGGTCGACGTCGAGGGGCCCGCCGGCGTCGGCCCACTCGGTGATGGCGGCCACCTCCTCGTCGGTGAGGCGGGGGGAGTGCTGGAGGTCCACGCCCTCCTCGGAGGCCAGCCAGGGCGGCATGTAGCCGGACTCCACGGCGAGGCCGATGCCGGACGCGACCCGGGCCGCGTCGCCGGCGGTGGCCAGCTCCCAGGTGCCCGAGCCGGAGCCGCCGGGCTCGTGGCACGAGGCGCAGCTGCTCTCGAGCACGGGCTGGACGGTGGCGGAGAACTGCGGGTCCTCGGCGGTGGCCACCTGGTACTCGACCTGGTCGGACTCCTGCTCGTCGATGCGCAGCTGGTCGGCCTCGGGGGCCACCAGGTCGAGGTGCAGGTCGGCGTCGTCGCCCGACCTCACCAGGCCGGTGATGCTGATGGGGCCGGCGTCGAAGTCCGACAGGAGGATGTGGGCGTCGGCCACCACGTGCAGCTCGCCGTCGTCGCGGGTGACGGTGCCGGCGACCTCGACCTCGCGGGTGGTCTCCTTGATGGTCAGCTCGCCGAGGAGGGTGACGTCGTAGGCGGTGCCGTCCTCGATGGCGTCGGGGATGCCCTCCACCTCGCGGGTCGCGAACGTGACCAGCGGGTACTGGTCGGAGCTCAGGTAGTCCTGGCGGAGGCGCTCGTCGCGCAGCGACTCGTCGGAGGTCAGCTGCTCGACGTTGATGACGATGTCGCCCACCTCGCTGGCCGCGGGGTCGTCCTCGTCGACGAGGATGTCGCCCGCGATGCCCTGGGTCTCACCGGTGGCGGTGCTGCCCACCCCGGCGAGGATCTCCTCCACCTCATAGGTGGCGGTGGAGCGGGAGGGGTCGATGCGGTAGAGCGTCTGGCCCGGCCCGGCGGTGAGCTCGGGGGCCTCGGGCACGTCCCAGTCGACGGTGACGGGGTCGAGGCGGAACATCGACGCCCCCACCCACCCCGCGCCGGCCAGGCAGGCGAGCAGCACCGTCGACGCCACGATGGCGATCGGGTGCTTGCGCCAGAACGACTTCACCTTGGTCATGGGGCTCCGCTCCGCTGGCACCTGCCGGGGCCGCACCGGGCGGGCGCCTGCGGAGGTGGGGGTGTGACGAAAGTTGCAGTGGCAGTGACACAACGTAGTGGTCGTCGCGCGACGTGTCGACCATGCCACGGGCCCGTGCCGGGCGCCCGCGGGGTGGTGGCCGTAGCCTCCGGCGATGCCCGGCGGCGCGGACCTCGACCAGCTGCTGGCCGCCCTCGACCCGTGGCTGGACCCGACCGTGCTCGTCTACGTCCGGGTGCCGCCGGGCGACGAGGTGCCCGGCGGGCGCGCCTTCGCCCGGGTGGAGGAGCGGGAGGGGACCACGCTCGTGGTGGCCGCCGACGACGCCGAGCGGCAGGGCCTCGAGCCCGTCTTCCGCTGTCGGCGCCTGGAGCTGCGGGTCGCCTCCGACCTGGGCGCGGTGGGCCTCACCGCCGCGGTCGCGGGCGCGCTGGCCGGGGCCGGCATCGCCGCCAACGTGGTGGCCGCGGCCGTCCACGACCACGTGCTGGTGCCCGACGACCGGGCCGAGGAGGCCCTGGAGGTGCTGCGCGCCCTCTCGGCCGCGGCCCGGGCCTGACGCCCAGGCGCCGGGCTCAGAGCCCGGCGGCGTCGGCCATGCGGTCGACCTGGTCGAGCCCGGCGGCCATGGGCCACAGGCACAGCTCCTCGACGCCGACCTCGGCCAGGGCGTCGCGGGCGCCCTGCACGTCCTCGGGGGTGCGCAGCATGTTGTCCTTGATCATCTGGGCCATGTCCGGCGCGAAGGCGTAGTAGCTGCCGGCGTTGCGGTCGGCCTCCTCCCGGACGTCGTCGCCCAGGGCCACGTAGGTGGCGGCGTAGAGCCGGGGGGCGGGCCGGCCCGCGGCCTCGGCCTCCTCGGCCATGACCTGGCGGGCGCCGGCGACGGCGTCGGGGGGGATGGGCCCGGCCACGAAGGCATCCGCGATGCGGCCGGCCCGGCGGAAGGCGGGCTCGGAGAACCCGCCGAGCACGATCTCCGGCGACGGCGGCGTGGGGCCCACGGGGAGCTCGGCCCCCTCGGGCGTCTCGCCGGCCCACACGGACCGGCAGGTGGCGACGACCTCCTCGAGGGCGTCGCCCTTGCCGGTGGGCTCCTCGCCCAGGGCCAGGTAGTCGTCGTCGCGGCCCCCGATGCCGATGCCCAGGCGGAAGCGCCCGCCGGAGATGGCGTCGAGGGTGGCGGCCTGCTTGGCCAGGAGCACGGCCTGGCGGGGCGGGGCGACCAGGACGGTGGGCATGAGGTCGATGCGCTCGGTGGCGCCCGCGGCGGCGGCGAGGGCGATGAGCTCCTCGTGGGTGTCGTAGGCGATGCGGCCGATGGTGCCGAGCACCGAGAAGCCGCGCTCCTCGGCCTTGCGGGCCCAGGTGACCAGCTCGGGGCCCTCGACCCCGATCAGCGAGTTGGGCAGTCCGATGCCGATGTCCATGTCCTCTGACCTCCGGTGCGGGTGGGGCGGGGCCGAGTGTACGGACGGACCCGCCCGACCCGCCCGGGGGTCAGCGGCGGCGGCTCAGGACGACGTCACCCACAGCCCCTGGGTGGGGTGGCCGGTGGCCAGGCCCGGGAACGGGTCGCTGCCGTCGGGGAGCTTGGGCAGGGTGTCGAGGGTGTAGCCGTGCACGGTGGGCTGGGCCGACACCCGCCAGGTCGTCCAGTTGGCCCACAGGCTGTAGGCCTCGCTGCCGAAGCGCCGGTTGATCTCCTCGTAGATGGCGGCCCGGGCGTCGGGGTCGGGCTCGGAGCGGCCCTCGTCGAGGAGGCGGTCGATCTCGGGGTCGTCGATGCGGCTGAAGTTCGCCGGCGAGGTGCTCTTGAACCACACCGTGAGCTCGTCGGGGTCGCCGCCCGGGTAGTTGCGGAAGCCGGTCAGGTCGTACTCGCCGCTGATGGCGTTGTCGATCTGCTTGTCCTGCTGGACGGTGGCCAGCTCGATGTCGATGCCGATCTCGGCGAACGCCTGCTGGTAGTAGACCGCCGTCTCGCGGGCGCCGGCGTCGGGCGTGTCCTGGAGGGTGATCGGGGGGAGCGGGCCCTTCTCGGCCTCGTACTCGGCGACCAGGGCCCTGGCCCCGTCGAGGTCCTGGGTGGGGTAGCCGGCGTCCTCGAGGTAGCCCACCGACCCGGGCCCGTAGGGGCCCGACGCCATGGTGAACAGGCCCCGGGTGATGACCTCGCGGTAGTCCTGGCGGTCGATCGACATGGCCATGGCCCGCCGGATGCGGACGTCGTCGAAGGGCGGCTTGGACGTGTTGATCTGCAGGAACGCGACCTCGGCGTAGTCCTCCGAGTCGCGGTTGTCGACGATGCCCTCCTCGGCCAGGTCGTCGAGGGTGAGGAAGGCCTGGGCCTGCGAGGTGTGCATGAGGTCGATCTCGCCCGACTCGAGGGCGTTGACCCGCTGCTCGGCCTCGACGATGGGGGTGAAGCGGAGCTCGTCGAGGTACGGGTAGGGCTGGCCGTCGGGCGCCTCCTGCCAGTAGTCCGGGTTCTTCTCGGCGATGAGCTCCCGGCCCTTCTCCCAGCTCTGGAGCTCGAACGGGCCGGTGCCGATGAGGTTGCTGTCGCAGCGCTCGGCGTCGTCGAGCTGGGCCTGGCCGCTGATGCCGAGGCGCCCGCTGGAGAACAGGAAGGCGGGGAAGGCGACCCAGGGGACCTTGGTGGTGACGGTGACCTCGAGGTCGCCGGTGACCTCGACGGTGTCGATGTTGTCGAGCACGAACACGAACAGGAGGGGGCTGCGCCCCTCGTACTGGCCGCGGTAGGCGTCGAGGTTGTTCTTGACCACCTCGGCGGTGAGGTCCGAGCCGTCGTGGAACGTCACGCCGTCGCGCAGGGTGATGGTCCACTCGGTGAAGTCGTCGTTGGGGTCGACCGACCGGGCCAGGTAGGGCACGTACTCGCCCTCGGCGTTGGGGGCGGTGAGCGTGTCGTAGATGCTGCGGGCGACCATGATCCCGGAGATGGCCAGCTGCGCCTCCTGGAGGCACCAGCCGTCGCCGGTCTCGGCCTCCAGCCCGTAGGACACCGACCCGCCCCGGACCGGGTCGCCCACGTCGTCGCCCGACGCGGTGCCGCCGTCGCCCTTGCCGCCGCCACAGGCGGTGGCGAGCAGGGCGAGGGCGACGCCCAGGCCGAGCAGGCGGAGGCGACGGGGGCGCAGGCTGGTCATCGGGTCTCCTGGGGGTCCGTGGTGCGAGGAGCCGAGGCTACGACCTCGCGACCACCGCCCGTGACCGCTGCGGCGCAGGTCACACCGGCGCGCGGTAGCGTTGCGACCGGCGGACACCGTCCCGCCCCGAGGAGGCCCCGTGGCCATCGACGACATCCGCTCGAGCATGCGATCGAACGAGGAGATCATCGGCCGGTCCGACCTCGACGACGCCGAGGCGATCCTCGCCATCACCACCCTCGATGAGACCGCCACCGTCCACGCGGTGGCCGACCACGCCGACGCCATCTTCACCTGGGACTACGAGAAGGGCGCCCGACCGGCCCTCTCCAAGCTCTACGAGAAGGCCAAGACCTCGCAGTGGAACGGCGAGACCGACCTCCCCTGGGACACCGCCGTCGACCCCGAGCAGGCGGTGCGGGAGCAGAACGCGGCGATGAACCCGGGCGCCGAGAGCCTCGTGCCCCCGTTCGACACCACCGGCACCCCCCTCGCGTCCTGGGGCGAGGCCGAGTACCTGGCCCTGGGCATGGAGATGCAGAACCACCTGCTCAGCCAGTTCATGCACGGCGAGCAGGGCGCCCTGCTGTGCACGGCCAAGATCGTCGAGACGGTGCCGTGGATCGACGCCAAGTACTACGCCGCCACCCAGGTGGTCGACGAGGCCCGCCACGTCGAGGTCTTCGCCAAGTACCTCGACACCAAGCTCGCCGGCCACTACCCGGTGAACGCCCACCTCCGGATGCTCCTCGACGACATCATCGAGGACTCCCGGTGGGACATGACCTACCTGGGCATGCAGATCATGGTCGAGGGCCTGGCCCTGGCCGCCTTCGGGATGATGCACCAGACCACGTCCGAGCCCCTGCTCAAGCAGCTGCTCCGCTACGTGATGAGCGACGAGGCCCGCCACGTGGCCTTCGGCGTGCTCAGCCTGAAGGAGTACTACGCCGAGCTGTCGGCCTCGGAGCTGCGCGAGCGCCAGGAGTTCGCCTTCGAGGCCGCGGTGCGCATGCGCGACCGCTTCCTCCAGCAGGAGGTGTGGCAGCGCCTCGACATCGACGTCGCCCCCCTCATCCCCATCCTCCGCCAGGACCCGGGCCGCATCCTCTTCCAGCAGCTGCTGTTCTCCAAGATCGTGCCCAACTGCAAGAAGCTGGGCCTGCTCGACGCCGGCGCCCCCGCGGGCGGCAAGGGCTGGCTGCGCGAGCGCTTCGAGGAGATGGACGTCATCCAGTTCGAGGACATGGTCGACACCGGCGAGGAGTACGAGGCCCTCGACGCGGTGGCCGCTGACCGGGCCACCGCCGGCGCCTGAGCCGCCCTCCACCGCCGGGCGCCACCGCGCGCCCCCCAGGCAGGAGTCGACCTTGGTCGGTGCCGCCGGCGCGACACGGTCCCTACCGTCGCGGCCGTGGACGCGCCCCGCCCCGACCGCCAGGCCCTCCTCGTCCGGATGGCCCTGCTGGCGGTGGTGGGCGCCGTGCTGGTCGGCGAGGGGGCGGGGGCGTCCCGACCGGGCCCCGCGCTCCTCGTGCTCGACGGCGTGGTCGGGGCCGCCGCCGCCCTGGCGGCCCCCGGCCTCCGGCACCGTCCGGTCGGCGCCGCCCTCGCCCTCGCCGGGTTGAGCGCGCTCGTCCCCACCGTCACCCCGGTGGCCGCC
Above is a window of Iamia majanohamensis DNA encoding:
- a CDS encoding ABC transporter substrate-binding protein, which codes for MTSLRPRRLRLLGLGVALALLATACGGGKGDGGTASGDDVGDPVRGGSVSYGLEAETGDGWCLQEAQLAISGIMVARSIYDTLTAPNAEGEYVPYLARSVDPNDDFTEWTITLRDGVTFHDGSDLTAEVVKNNLDAYRGQYEGRSPLLFVFVLDNIDTVEVTGDLEVTVTTKVPWVAFPAFLFSSGRLGISGQAQLDDAERCDSNLIGTGPFELQSWEKGRELIAEKNPDYWQEAPDGQPYPYLDELRFTPIVEAEQRVNALESGEIDLMHTSQAQAFLTLDDLAEEGIVDNRDSEDYAEVAFLQINTSKPPFDDVRIRRAMAMSIDRQDYREVITRGLFTMASGPYGPGSVGYLEDAGYPTQDLDGARALVAEYEAEKGPLPPITLQDTPDAGARETAVYYQQAFAEIGIDIELATVQQDKQIDNAISGEYDLTGFRNYPGGDPDELTVWFKSTSPANFSRIDDPEIDRLLDEGRSEPDPDARAAIYEEINRRFGSEAYSLWANWTTWRVSAQPTVHGYTLDTLPKLPDGSDPFPGLATGHPTQGLWVTSS
- a CDS encoding LLM class flavin-dependent oxidoreductase, with translation MDIGIGLPNSLIGVEGPELVTWARKAEERGFSVLGTIGRIAYDTHEELIALAAAAGATERIDLMPTVLVAPPRQAVLLAKQAATLDAISGGRFRLGIGIGGRDDDYLALGEEPTGKGDALEEVVATCRSVWAGETPEGAELPVGPTPPSPEIVLGGFSEPAFRRAGRIADAFVAGPIPPDAVAGARQVMAEEAEAAGRPAPRLYAATYVALGDDVREEADRNAGSYYAFAPDMAQMIKDNMLRTPEDVQGARDALAEVGVEELCLWPMAAGLDQVDRMADAAGL
- a CDS encoding ferritin-like domain-containing protein, with the protein product MAIDDIRSSMRSNEEIIGRSDLDDAEAILAITTLDETATVHAVADHADAIFTWDYEKGARPALSKLYEKAKTSQWNGETDLPWDTAVDPEQAVREQNAAMNPGAESLVPPFDTTGTPLASWGEAEYLALGMEMQNHLLSQFMHGEQGALLCTAKIVETVPWIDAKYYAATQVVDEARHVEVFAKYLDTKLAGHYPVNAHLRMLLDDIIEDSRWDMTYLGMQIMVEGLALAAFGMMHQTTSEPLLKQLLRYVMSDEARHVAFGVLSLKEYYAELSASELRERQEFAFEAAVRMRDRFLQQEVWQRLDIDVAPLIPILRQDPGRILFQQLLFSKIVPNCKKLGLLDAGAPAGGKGWLRERFEEMDVIQFEDMVDTGEEYEALDAVAADRATAGA